A single genomic interval of Bacillus sp. es.036 harbors:
- a CDS encoding RecQ family ATP-dependent DNA helicase, which yields MSLSDLLYQHFGYREFRYGQEEIIKDVLNNRDVFAMLPTGAGKSLCYQLPLYAGISPILIVSPLVSLMEDQVQQLKAQGEKRVIALNGFLDFEKRKGILKDLSTFSFIYVSPEILQNKYVYQALKKLDIGLMVIDEAHCISQWGHDFRTDYLKLGAIREAFGRPPLLALTATATEDVRLDILRQLNMSDPAIHVHSVDRPNIAIKLDKFPSLETKIEAVKEYALELKGPGIIYFSSRSWADKLAKALSREGRDCASYHAGMEQEDRLLIQQQFLNDELSIICSTNAFGMGINKSNIRFVIHFHPPSTIESYLQEIGRAGRDQLPSIAIHLHTEEDEFLPLSFIDSELPKEHEVKEVLLDFFGREGTAYSSYQLEREGDRFGYTETAWRYLLHQLEGLGVIKERVIQSFDFDINLARILTAIERHRKAKLIKWFRFKSWLEEKQCRRKGLLERFGEPNHIIEPCCDYCGLNLQEYKGSRDQINVSNQHAFDWEAELKRMLTVSKEDHGEKSTG from the coding sequence ATGTCGTTATCAGACTTATTATATCAGCACTTTGGCTACCGCGAATTTCGCTATGGTCAGGAAGAAATTATTAAGGATGTACTCAATAATAGAGACGTTTTCGCCATGCTCCCTACTGGAGCTGGGAAATCCCTATGCTATCAACTTCCATTATATGCGGGGATTTCTCCAATTCTTATCGTATCGCCACTAGTTTCGTTAATGGAGGATCAAGTTCAGCAATTAAAAGCACAAGGTGAAAAAAGAGTCATTGCGTTAAACGGATTTCTGGATTTTGAAAAGCGAAAAGGTATTTTAAAGGATTTATCAACTTTTTCCTTTATCTATGTCTCCCCAGAAATTCTACAAAATAAATATGTATATCAAGCCTTAAAAAAATTAGATATTGGATTAATGGTTATAGATGAAGCTCACTGCATTTCTCAATGGGGCCATGATTTTAGAACCGACTATCTGAAGCTCGGAGCTATTCGTGAAGCGTTTGGTCGTCCACCACTCCTTGCTCTTACCGCAACAGCTACGGAAGATGTTCGTCTTGATATTCTACGCCAATTAAATATGAGCGACCCCGCCATCCATGTACATAGCGTGGATCGACCTAATATAGCGATTAAACTAGATAAATTTCCCTCTCTTGAAACCAAGATCGAGGCGGTTAAGGAATACGCACTTGAACTGAAAGGTCCAGGTATAATTTATTTCTCAAGTCGAAGTTGGGCGGATAAACTAGCGAAAGCATTGAGTCGTGAAGGTAGAGATTGTGCATCGTATCATGCGGGAATGGAACAGGAGGACCGTCTCTTAATTCAACAACAGTTTCTAAATGATGAGCTATCGATTATATGTTCAACGAATGCTTTTGGGATGGGGATTAACAAAAGTAATATTCGATTTGTGATTCATTTTCACCCACCATCGACAATTGAAAGCTATTTGCAAGAAATAGGGAGAGCAGGAAGGGATCAATTACCATCCATCGCGATTCACTTACACACAGAAGAAGATGAGTTCTTACCACTTTCCTTTATTGATTCGGAGCTTCCAAAAGAACATGAAGTGAAAGAAGTCTTACTCGACTTTTTTGGGAGAGAAGGAACAGCCTACTCTAGTTACCAGCTCGAACGTGAAGGAGATCGATTTGGCTACACTGAGACAGCATGGCGCTATTTGCTTCATCAGTTAGAAGGATTAGGAGTAATCAAAGAAAGAGTGATCCAATCTTTTGATTTCGATATTAATTTAGCAAGAATTCTTACAGCAATAGAACGACACAGAAAAGCAAAGCTTATAAAATGGTTTCGATTTAAAAGCTGGCTAGAAGAAAAACAGTGTAGAAGAAAAGGTTTATTAGAAAGGTTTGGAGAACCTAATCATATCATTGAACCTTGCTGTGATTATTGTGGGCTAAACCTTCAAGAATATAAAGGTAGTAGAGATCAAATCAACGTTTCCAACCAACATGCATTTGATTGGGAAGCTGAATTGAAGCGGATGCTTACCGTAAGCAAGGAGGACCACGGTGAGAAATCGACAGGCTGA
- a CDS encoding histidinol-phosphatase: MYTDYHNHLEKGTLTFDYLSQFVEEAKRKNVSHFGISEHAYHFYETENILSNPWVNERRWYNMEDYVHLFQQAEEKGMDVKMSIEMDYTPGKHQEMKEFISGYQFDYVIGSIHWVEDFGIDLAEYRHLWDERDINTVYRKYFDQVVTLAESNLFDIVGHLDLVKIFKYKPESRDFLLEQYDRATNALSQSKTCVEISTAGLRKPVGELYPDPELLKMCYEKDIPIVLSSDAHVPTDVGADYDQAVALAKSVGYSKLMTFEKGERKPINL; encoded by the coding sequence GTGTACACGGATTATCACAATCACCTTGAAAAAGGAACGTTAACTTTTGATTATTTATCTCAGTTCGTTGAAGAAGCGAAGCGAAAAAATGTGAGTCATTTTGGTATCTCTGAGCATGCTTATCATTTTTATGAAACCGAGAACATATTAAGTAATCCATGGGTCAATGAACGCAGGTGGTATAACATGGAGGACTATGTTCATCTCTTCCAACAAGCAGAAGAGAAGGGGATGGACGTTAAGATGTCAATTGAGATGGACTACACCCCTGGAAAACATCAAGAGATGAAAGAATTTATTTCTGGTTATCAGTTTGATTACGTAATCGGATCGATTCATTGGGTAGAGGATTTTGGAATTGATTTAGCGGAATATCGTCATCTCTGGGACGAAAGAGATATTAACACCGTCTACCGTAAATACTTTGATCAAGTCGTTACGCTAGCAGAATCCAATTTATTTGATATTGTCGGCCATCTCGATCTAGTAAAAATCTTTAAATATAAACCTGAAAGTCGTGACTTTCTACTTGAACAATATGATCGGGCCACGAACGCTTTATCTCAATCAAAAACATGTGTTGAAATAAGTACAGCAGGTTTAAGAAAGCCGGTAGGAGAGCTCTATCCTGATCCAGAGCTTCTAAAAATGTGCTATGAAAAGGATATCCCTATCGTTCTTTCTTCTGATGCTCACGTACCTACAGACGTAGGTGCAGATTATGATCAAGCCGTAGCTCTTGCCAAATCCGTCGGTTATTCAAAACTGATGACATTTGAAAAGGGAGAGCGTAAACCAATTAACTTATAA
- a CDS encoding ferredoxin, translating into MAKYTIVDKDTCIACGACGAAAPDIYDYDDEGIAFVTLDDNEGIVEIPEVLHEDMMDAFEGCPTDSIKIADESFDGDATKFE; encoded by the coding sequence ATGGCTAAGTATACTATTGTAGATAAAGACACATGTATTGCCTGCGGAGCTTGTGGCGCAGCCGCACCCGATATTTATGATTATGACGATGAAGGTATCGCTTTTGTAACACTTGATGACAACGAAGGTATCGTTGAGATCCCAGAAGTGCTTCATGAAGATATGATGGATGCGTTTGAAGGTTGTCCTACTGATTCCATCAAAATTGCTGATGAGTCATTTGATGGCGACGCAACAAAATTTGAATAG
- the serA gene encoding phosphoglycerate dehydrogenase, with protein sequence MAYVLVTDGIKEDGLQPLLNESTLTCDIGSLNDFSDRLDQYEALLVRSATKVTAEVLDQMPALRIVARAGVGVDNIDIDAATKRGVIVVNAPDGNTISTTEHTFAMMASLARNIPQGTSSLKSGKWMRKQYVGTELNGKTLGIVGMGRIGTELSRRARAFGMDVVVYDPFLTNDRAEKLDVQSVEFNHLLATADIITVHTPLTEKTRGLLNEETLAKTKKGVFLINCARGGIIDEDALIPYLDSGHIGGVALDVFVAEPPEEDHPLLRYDQVIATPHLGASTKEAQLNVAAQVAEEVLHFLKEKPIRNAINLPGFSKEEYEKIKPYYELTRKMGSILSQCMKSAANLVDVTYAGKLTELDTAILTRNLMASFLKSRLDTTVNEVNAPSIARERGITYGEKHSSETHGYSNLISVSVKGDKEAFSLQGTYIKEYGDRITQLNGFDIDFHPQGHLLYIQHNDRPGVIGNVGKVLGEHRINIATMQVGRKTAGGEAIMMLSFDAPLPKNIEETLEDVQDIVKVEQIGGV encoded by the coding sequence TTGGCTTACGTTCTAGTAACTGATGGTATTAAGGAAGATGGTTTACAGCCACTGTTAAATGAAAGCACGCTCACATGTGACATTGGATCTTTGAATGATTTCAGTGATCGTCTCGATCAGTATGAAGCTTTGCTTGTAAGAAGCGCTACAAAAGTAACCGCAGAAGTGCTTGATCAAATGCCTGCATTACGTATTGTTGCAAGAGCCGGTGTGGGAGTAGATAACATTGATATTGATGCTGCGACAAAGCGAGGCGTTATAGTCGTCAACGCTCCAGATGGCAATACGATTTCCACGACAGAACATACTTTTGCAATGATGGCTTCTCTAGCCCGGAACATTCCTCAGGGAACATCCTCCTTAAAAAGTGGCAAATGGATGAGAAAACAATATGTCGGAACCGAACTTAATGGAAAAACACTAGGGATTGTTGGTATGGGACGTATTGGTACTGAACTTTCCAGAAGAGCTAGAGCCTTTGGGATGGATGTGGTCGTTTACGATCCTTTCTTAACGAACGATCGAGCTGAAAAATTAGATGTTCAGTCTGTTGAATTTAATCACTTGCTAGCAACTGCAGATATTATTACCGTTCACACACCGCTAACTGAAAAAACACGCGGTCTTTTAAACGAAGAAACGCTCGCGAAAACAAAAAAAGGCGTTTTCTTAATAAACTGTGCTCGTGGTGGCATTATTGATGAGGACGCACTTATCCCATACCTTGATTCAGGACATATTGGCGGCGTAGCACTTGACGTTTTTGTAGCAGAGCCTCCAGAGGAGGATCATCCCCTCCTTCGTTATGATCAAGTGATTGCCACTCCACACCTTGGAGCGTCTACGAAAGAAGCGCAGCTTAACGTCGCTGCTCAAGTAGCAGAAGAAGTCCTTCATTTTCTAAAAGAAAAACCAATTCGAAACGCAATCAACTTACCTGGTTTTTCAAAGGAAGAATATGAAAAGATTAAACCTTATTATGAACTTACACGTAAAATGGGTAGCATTCTTTCCCAATGTATGAAATCAGCTGCGAATTTAGTTGACGTAACGTATGCAGGTAAGTTGACTGAATTGGACACCGCTATCTTAACAAGAAACTTGATGGCCTCTTTCCTAAAATCAAGACTAGATACCACTGTAAATGAAGTAAATGCACCTTCGATTGCGAGAGAAAGAGGCATTACTTATGGGGAAAAGCATAGTTCTGAAACACATGGATACTCCAATCTTATTTCAGTTTCGGTAAAAGGAGACAAAGAAGCCTTCTCCCTTCAAGGTACTTACATTAAAGAATATGGCGATCGAATTACACAATTAAACGGGTTCGATATCGACTTCCACCCTCAGGGCCATCTTCTCTATATACAACATAACGATCGTCCAGGCGTTATTGGTAATGTAGGAAAAGTACTTGGTGAACACCGCATTAACATTGCCACCATGCAAGTTGGTAGAAAAACGGCTGGGGGCGAAGCGATTATGATGTTATCATTTGATGCGCCATTGCCTAAAAATATAGAAGAAACACTAGAAGATGTTCAGGATATCGTGAAAGTTGAGCAAATTGGTGGTGTATAA
- a CDS encoding helix-turn-helix domain-containing protein, with amino-acid sequence MEYFDGVLLYIFDRFKGERSLSAVYHLLTGKKSSQTIQDGKLFKVGSFFGILKKLKRSKLEQHVFALLETQLIQPNQHEGYQITSGGKEALSAFLVTKPIPDYLAGWQYHQVSELFWQRLSLFMQSLSYSIHGNMNFYPISKDEAIQNWVKKHFPVKKEKRVLLAKELFQEIRSHLQKLPDPHASFFIMRLSGEGRTGLTVHQLADVHKISYEEAMFRFQGVIHGLLFQVQHNSAQYPILASMIEGTSGQLPLTLSTKQTYKLLEDGMTIEEIAHTRRLKRSTIEDHLVEIAINIPEFSISPFVDPKAQLEIRLASKEIDSQRLKLIKDYMNDQYSYFEIRLTLCKEGI; translated from the coding sequence ATGGAATATTTCGATGGTGTGCTATTATATATTTTTGACCGGTTTAAGGGAGAACGTTCACTATCTGCCGTATACCATCTTCTAACTGGAAAGAAATCTTCTCAAACGATACAAGATGGGAAGCTTTTTAAAGTAGGGAGTTTCTTTGGGATTTTAAAGAAGTTAAAACGGTCAAAACTTGAACAGCACGTTTTCGCATTACTTGAAACGCAGTTGATTCAACCGAATCAACACGAAGGATATCAAATCACTTCAGGCGGAAAAGAGGCTTTAAGTGCCTTTTTAGTCACGAAACCGATACCGGATTATTTAGCAGGTTGGCAGTATCATCAAGTAAGTGAATTATTTTGGCAGCGGCTTAGTTTATTCATGCAAAGCCTTTCTTATTCAATCCATGGCAACATGAATTTTTACCCAATTAGTAAAGATGAAGCAATACAAAATTGGGTGAAAAAGCATTTTCCAGTCAAGAAAGAAAAGAGAGTACTTCTCGCAAAAGAACTATTTCAGGAAATTCGATCGCATCTTCAAAAACTACCAGATCCACATGCTTCTTTTTTTATTATGAGGCTAAGCGGTGAAGGGAGAACAGGATTGACCGTTCATCAACTAGCGGATGTGCATAAGATAAGTTATGAAGAAGCAATGTTCCGTTTTCAAGGTGTCATTCATGGTTTACTCTTCCAGGTTCAGCATAATTCAGCGCAATACCCGATTCTTGCTTCAATGATAGAGGGAACAAGCGGGCAGTTGCCATTAACTTTATCAACAAAGCAAACTTATAAACTTCTTGAAGACGGAATGACGATTGAAGAAATTGCCCATACTCGAAGGCTCAAGCGAAGTACAATTGAGGATCATTTAGTCGAGATTGCGATAAATATTCCGGAATTCTCAATAAGTCCATTTGTAGATCCAAAGGCACAATTAGAAATCAGGTTAGCTAGTAAGGAAATTGACAGTCAGCGATTAAAATTAATTAAGGACTATATGAACGATCAATATTCCTATTTTGAAATTCGATTAACTCTTTGCAAAGAAGGGATTTAA